GTGTTGGTCAGTCCGCGGGCCACCGCGCGGACCACGTCGTGTTCCCTGCCGGTCAGCTCCTCCCGCGGCCTGTCCGCCGCGCGGTCGCGGGACGAGTCGGACTCGTGGAAGTGCCGGAGCAACCGCACGGTGATCTGCGGTGAGACCAGGGCGTCACCGCGTGCGGCGGCGTGCACCGCCTCCACCAGCAGTGCCGGTCCGGCGTCCTTGAGCAGGAAACCGCTGGCACCGTTGTTGAGCGCGGTGGCGACGTACTCGTCCAGGTCGAAGGTCGTCACCACGACGACCCTGATGGGGTCGGTCGCCTCCTCACCGGCGAGCAGCCCGGTGGCCTCCAGACCGTCGATGCCCGGCATCCGGATGTCCATGAGGCAGACGTCCGGGCGCAGTTCGCGTGCGAGCCGCACGGCGTCGTGCCCGTTGCCCGCGTCACCGACCACCCGGATGTCGTCCTCACTGTCCAGAATCATCCGGAATCCGGCTCGGACCATTTCCTGGTCGTCGGCGATCAGTACCCGGATCATGCCCGCTTTTCCTCCGTATCCGTCAACGGCAGCCGAGCCTCGACTCGCCAACCGCGACCCCGCCCCGGTCCCGCGCTCAACCGACCACCGAGCAGTTCGATTCGCTCCCGCATGCCGACCAAACCGTATCCACCGGAACCGCCCGGTGGCTGCCCGCTGGGAATTGTTCCGTCATCGGTGATCTCGATCAGCAGTTGCTCGTTCGCGGTTTTGACCGAAATCGTGACCAGGTCGGCGTCGAGAGCGTGCTTCTCGGCGTTGGTGATCGCCTCCTGGACGAGTCGCAGTGCCGAACGTCCCACCTCCTGCGGCACGTCCCTCGTCAACCGCACGTCCAGCTCGATTCGCTTCCCCGAAGCGTCGGGCGTGCTGTGCTCGACCAGTTTCCGCAGGTCGGCTTCCAGATCGACGGTGGGCTCCGTCTCCAGCGCGGAGAACGAGTCGTTCTCGGTGTCGCGCATGCTGCCGACGAGCCGCCGCATGGCCGTGAGGGCCTCGGTGCCGCTGGACGAGATCCGCTCCAACGCCTCACCCGCGGCTCTCGGGTTCTTCTCGGCGACCTTGAGGGCGGCCTGTGCCTGCACCACTATCCCGGTGACGTGATGTGCGACCACGTCGTGCAGTTCACGGGCCAACGCCATCCGCTCGTCCTGCTGTGCCCCCTTCACCGCCGCACGAACCGCGCGGGCCCGGTCCTCGTCGCGGGCGCGGAAGTACATCCCGGTGCCGATCGCCAGCACCAGCAGGACGGCTCCCAGGAACAGCAGGGACGGGAGCTCGAGTACCGACATGGGGCGGTACAAGCCCACACGTGGGATGAGAGCAGCACCGAACACGGCGGAGACGGTGAGGGCACCGGCGGCGGCGGTCGCCTCCCGCATCGGGGCCAGCCGGACGACGAAGACGATGAGCAGCATCCCGGCGGCGGTGACGGGCATCGGGAGCCCTCCCAGAGCGAACTGCGAGGACCCGACCACGGAATTCTGCATCCCCACCACGCCGAGCAGCGCTGCCAGCACCGTGGTGAACACGACGTTCACCGCCCCGAGCAGCGCGGCCTGGATCGGACGGAGCGGGGCGAACACAGCTAACACCGACATGAGTACGGAGCTGACCGTCAGCAACACATCACCGAAAAGCGTGTAGCCGAAGTCGGTGCCGGCCACCTGCAGGAACAGCAGGACCGACAGCGCCGCGGTGACCGGCCACTGTCCGCGCAGCAGTTCCGCGAGCGGACGCCGCACCTCCCGCCGCTGTCCACCTCCTCCCAGGTATATGCCGGTGCCCACGGCGAGCACCAGCTGCAGCAGTCCGAGTTCAAGACTCTGGACCGTGGGGGGATCGTTGCGGAAGAACACGGCGACCAGGCATGTCGTCACCAGCACGGCGGTGACCAGCGTGGCTCTGACGCGCGGGAGACTCCGGAACGCGTAGACCACCAGCAACAGACCCGCGACGTTCTCGGTGAACGAGACGCGCGGGAGCAAACCGGGTCCGGGATCGATGTCCAGGTAGCGGGCGAGCGCGAGTCCGAACAACAGCGTGCCCGCGCCGAGCAGGCCACACCTGAGCGGGTACCAGCGGGCCGCCAGCGCGAGCAGCACCATCATCGTGATCAGCGGAATTCGTCCCAGGGACGAATCACCGGCCTCGACGATGAGGAACAGCTCGCCGAGCCAGGTCAGCAGCAACAGGGCCGCGAAGATCCACTGCTCCCGAAGTGCACCCACCGTGCGCCGCGACAGGTTTCGGACCGACCACCGTCCCGGCTGCTCGGGACTGGGCCGAGTGGTGGACGAACGATCGGGCCAAGGCAGCACACCCGAACTTTAACCGGCACGAAAGCCCGTGCCCCTTGGCCGATCGGTCGGCGGGAAATAACCACATGGCCGATACAACACGTGACGAACGACAGCCACGCTCGGTGACGCAACGCAGTAAGCGGCGGTCGTCCCCCACGGCTCGCGTGGCGGCTCGCGTGCCGTCACGGGCACGAGCCCCACTACCGGCACGGGTTCGGGGCGGAACACGACCGGCGACTCGAAAGGAGCGACACAGTGATCACCACGTTATCCGTCATCGGGACGGTACTGGCACTGGCTGTACTGGTGCTGATGGCGCTCAGCGCGACGCTGCCCGACCTCTGGGAGGTGTTCCATCACGGACGCTGACCGGTGATCCGTTGTGACCGCCGAACGACAGGTCGATTTCACATCCGGCGCGGCCGAAGACGAGAGGAGGCACAGGTGTGCGAGGTACGCGTTCGGGCTCACAAGCCCGGGTTCGGGTGAACCGCCTACCGTTGCCACGCCTGTCGAAACGGATCGCGCCGGTCAACCTCGAGCGAGTTGCCGAGGTTATCCCCTCTCCACTGTTTTCCTGCGGGGTTGCCGACCGCCCCTCGGGGTTGCCGATCTATCCTGCCGTGCTGCCGACCGGGGTAGTCCGTTGCCGCCCTGGTTCCGCCCAACGAGCGACCCACCAACCCGACAGGAAAATTTCGATCAGACACGCTCGAAGATCAGATCGTGTACTTCACGCCCCTCGGAATGAGCGCGGTTCTCGAACTTGGTCACCGGTCGCCACTCCGGCCGAGGTGCCCAGCCCCCCGGAAAGTCCGCCCAGCGGTTCCGCAGGTTCGGTTCCGCGGTGCAGACCTCCATCATCTGCTCGGCGTAGCTCTCCCAGTCGGTAGCCAGGTGCAGCACCCCACCGGGACGTAGCCGCGAGGCGACCAGCGCCACGAAATCGGGTTGGACCAGCCGCCGCTTGTGATGGCGTTTCTTGGGCCACGGGTCCGGGAAGAAGACCCGCACCTCGCTCAACGTGTCCGCCGTGAAGTGTTCCCGCAGCAGTACCGTCGCGTCACCACGCAGCAACCGGAGATTGTCGATGCCGAGGTTCTCGGCACGTGCCAGCAACTGGGCCAGCCCGGGCTTGTAGACCTCGACGGCCAGGTGGTCGTGCTCCGGCCGGGCCGCGGCCAGCTGGGCCGTCGTCTCCCCCATGCCGGAACCGACCTCAAGCACCAGCGGCGCGGTTCGACCGAACCAACCGGTGGTGTCTAGCGGCCCCTCGGGCAGTTCGGAGATGTCGTGGCCGAACTCGTCCCAGTACCGATCCCACGCGCGCTGCTGCCCGGTCGTCATCCGCTCGCCGCGCTGCACGTAACTGACGACCGTGCGGCGGTGTGGAATCTGCTGGTCGGAAGCACTCACGTCGAGCCAGTATCGCAAATCGGGTCGCGGAGCCGGGAGAGGCCACCACAGCGGGGCTCGGCCCCGGTTCGTCAGGGCCTCGACACCACCGAGCAGGGCCTCGACACCGTCAGGATATCCACGAGGTGAACTCTCTCGGTCGTGCGATCACGTGGGGCCGTTCGGCACTCACGGGTGGTCGTTCGGCGCCGGAGAGCCATCTCCGACAACCGAACCGACCCACTCCGCGAAGTACTACCGGCACATCACCACGAGCACATCACCACGACTCGATTCGAGGCAGAATCGCGGCCAGCTCGCTGACCCCCGGCGCCGGTACCCGAG
This portion of the Actinopolyspora lacussalsi genome encodes:
- a CDS encoding signal transduction histidine kinase (product_source=COG4585; cath_funfam=3.30.565.10; cog=COG4585; pfam=PF07730; superfamily=55874; transmembrane_helix_parts=Inside_1_6,TMhelix_7_29,Outside_30_32,TMhelix_33_52,Inside_53_56,TMhelix_57_76,Outside_77_85,TMhelix_86_105,Inside_106_111,TMhelix_112_129,Outside_130_138,TMhelix_139_158,Inside_159_169,TMhelix_170_192,Outside_193_195,TMhelix_196_218,Inside_219_224,TMhelix_225_247,Outside_248_256,TMhelix_257_279,Inside_280_287,TMhelix_288_310,Outside_311_319,TMhelix_320_342,Inside_343_577), translated to MGALREQWIFAALLLLTWLGELFLIVEAGDSSLGRIPLITMMVLLALAARWYPLRCGLLGAGTLLFGLALARYLDIDPGPGLLPRVSFTENVAGLLLVVYAFRSLPRVRATLVTAVLVTTCLVAVFFRNDPPTVQSLELGLLQLVLAVGTGIYLGGGGQRREVRRPLAELLRGQWPVTAALSVLLFLQVAGTDFGYTLFGDVLLTVSSVLMSVLAVFAPLRPIQAALLGAVNVVFTTVLAALLGVVGMQNSVVGSSQFALGGLPMPVTAAGMLLIVFVVRLAPMREATAAAGALTVSAVFGAALIPRVGLYRPMSVLELPSLLFLGAVLLVLAIGTGMYFRARDEDRARAVRAAVKGAQQDERMALARELHDVVAHHVTGIVVQAQAALKVAEKNPRAAGEALERISSSGTEALTAMRRLVGSMRDTENDSFSALETEPTVDLEADLRKLVEHSTPDASGKRIELDVRLTRDVPQEVGRSALRLVQEAITNAEKHALDADLVTISVKTANEQLLIEITDDGTIPSGQPPGGSGGYGLVGMRERIELLGGRLSAGPGRGRGWRVEARLPLTDTEEKRA
- a CDS encoding hypothetical protein (product_source=Hypo-rule applied; transmembrane_helix_parts=Inside_1_4,TMhelix_5_27,Outside_28_37), translating into MITTLSVIGTVLALAVLVLMALSATLPDLWEVFHHGR
- a CDS encoding tRNA (guanine-N7-)-methyltransferase (product_source=KO:K03439; cath_funfam=3.40.50.150; cog=COG0220; ko=KO:K03439; pfam=PF02390; superfamily=53335; tigrfam=TIGR00091); the encoded protein is MSASDQQIPHRRTVVSYVQRGERMTTGQQRAWDRYWDEFGHDISELPEGPLDTTGWFGRTAPLVLEVGSGMGETTAQLAAARPEHDHLAVEVYKPGLAQLLARAENLGIDNLRLLRGDATVLLREHFTADTLSEVRVFFPDPWPKKRHHKRRLVQPDFVALVASRLRPGGVLHLATDWESYAEQMMEVCTAEPNLRNRWADFPGGWAPRPEWRPVTKFENRAHSEGREVHDLIFERV
- a CDS encoding DNA-binding NarL/FixJ family response regulator (product_source=COG2197; cath_funfam=1.10.10.10,3.40.50.2300; cog=COG2197; pfam=PF00072,PF00196; smart=SM00421,SM00448; superfamily=46894,52172) gives rise to the protein MIRVLIADDQEMVRAGFRMILDSEDDIRVVGDAGNGHDAVRLARELRPDVCLMDIRMPGIDGLEATGLLAGEEATDPIRVVVVTTFDLDEYVATALNNGASGFLLKDAGPALLVEAVHAAARGDALVSPQITVRLLRHFHESDSSRDRAADRPREELTGREHDVVRAVARGLTNTEVSAELYMSLSTVKSHLASVQGKIGARNRVEIAAWAWRTGRMSD